Genomic window (Pectinophora gossypiella chromosome 5, ilPecGoss1.1, whole genome shotgun sequence):
CGGGATACCCGGGACAACCAGGCCAACCGGGCCAGGGAGGACATCCCGGACAGCCTGGACAGCCAGGACATCCCGGCCAAGGAGGATACCCAGGGCAACCTGGAACACCAGGACAACCCAGCCAACCGGGATACCCAGGACAGCCAGGACAGCCAGGACAGCCAGGACAGCCAGGACAACCCGGCCAGGGAGGATACCCAGGACAGCCAGGACAACCAGGGAAACCCGGCCAGGGAGGATACCCAGGACAGCCAGGCCAGGGAGGACATCCCGGACAGCCTGGACAGCCAGGACATCCCGGCCAAGGAGGATACCCAGGGCAACCTGGAACACCAGGACAACCTAGCCAACCGGGATACCCAGGACAGCCAGGACAACCCGGCCAGGGAGGATACCCAGGACAACCAGGAACATCTGGAACACCAGGACAACCTGGCCAACCGGGCTACCCAGGACAGCCTGGCCAAGGAGGATACCCAGGACAACCAGGAACACCTGGAACACCAGGACAACCTGGCCAACCGGGCTACCCAGGGCAGCCTGGACAACCAGGACAACCCGGGCAGGGAGGATACCCAGGACAACCAGGCCAACCGGGATACCCAGGAAAGCCTGGACAACCAGGACAACCAGGCCAGGGAGGATACCCAGGACAACCAAGCCAACCGGGATACCCAGGACAACCAGGCCAACCGGGATACCCAGGACAGCCTGGACAACCAGGACAACCCGGGCAGGGAGGATACCCAGGACAACCAGGAACACCAGGCCAACCCGGCTATCCAGGACAACCGGGATATCCAAGTCAACCCGGTAAATACACGAATATTCTTAGAGCATCATTATAATTATCAGCGTAGATAGTAGCTTTAAACtgtacatattttatttgtattaacttttttgagtataagtaatttaattatggaACGTTAGTCGGAAGGTACTAATAAGTATATCGTAAGTATTTCGTAACTATTTTCCTATCCAATACCAACCACATCCCGCATGTAATCTTTATGTAATCTATGTCAGTGTTTTTCAAAGGTGTTCTGATGTATTACGAAGTCAGATTATACAttcaggtttacgcggttatcatggcatttgcaacagtattgaaatatcgggagatacatatccctgattaatcgcggtaagaacccggtattatgtgttttaattacgaagTCAGATTGTTGATCAACAAACCAATTCATTGATGATATTAACTTCAAAGTAGAAGAACATTGTTTTCGTGATTCATGTTAACTATTGCTAAGTAATTAAGTTGAAGAAGATTATCATGTTACAATATTTTAGACTAATTTTGTAGTTGCAATTCAAAAAATACGAGTAGCTTTGAAGAACActgatttatattattaagtacttatttatattatgtaatttaagtTGTATTACTATATCAGACTTGTGTATAACAAGCTTTTTTATTACCCGCAAAGTTATAAGTATGCTTAAGTACTGTATTCTTAACTTAGTTATAAGTAATTCACTTGACATTACTCTTGCGAGTACATTGAATTTAATCattcacaaagaaaaaaataaatcgaaatatgttttttctgacttggacgggacttgaacgagcttgttaaccattacaccaccgggtcctcctcctagCCACGGTCAGATTTTGTTTCGATTTAATCTTTGTAATTTTTCCTTAGCACGGGTAAGTCGAGTgctatagaaacaaaaaaatctctaaacatttatattacatttattttttttagttttttgtacatatattaatattataaatgtagtTAGACTAATTATAAGCATGTTTAGTAGATgcattaattataatgtaataggtattattattttccaatttcGCACGTGCATGATTGTAAACAACGTGGGAcagcataattatattattcttgTATTATTTACACATTATTCTCACTTTACAGGTCAACCAGGCAAACCTACTCGACCAAGTCAGCCAGGACAAGGTGATCTACCTGGAAAACCCGGCCAACCCGGACAACCAGGAACAGCCGGGCAACCTAGTCAACCAGGCTACCCAGGACAGCCAGGACAATCCGGCCAACCTGGTCAACCTGGTCAGGGAGGCCACCCAGGGCTTCCAGGAACACCAGGACAACCCGGCCAAGGTGGCTACCCTGGTCAACCAGGAACACCAGGGCATCCCGGCCAACCAGGCCACCCAGGGCAACCAGGAACACCAGGTCAACCTGGCCAACcaggtaaataaaacaaactgtGCTCGTTAGTtttgactaaaaataaaatgtttcttatAAATAATGTGCTTTTAACATCTCTTTCACTTTCGTAGTCCTAACACATTGATGACTAGTCACTATCAATCAAATACTAtggtaaaaaataattcaattagAGACGTAGGTCTTTATATACATTTAAGTTCGTACAGCAAAATTTATCGTTAATAATTACTATCTGTTGACTATTTTGTCTTGTAATTCAAACACTTTTAAACAACAGGCTTACCAGGAACTCCAGGACAACCCGGAAAGCCAGGGCTCCCAGGACAACCTTGGCAGCCGGATTACCCAGCACAGCCCGGACAACCCGGCAAGCCAGGGCAGCCTGGACAGCCGGGACAACCCGGGCAAGGTGGACAACCAGGACAAGGAGGCCACCCAGGGCAACCTGGTCAGCCAGGACAAGGAGGCCACCCAGGACAACCTGGACAAGGAGGTCACCCAGGGCAACCTGGTAAGCCAGGGCAACCCGGACAAGGAAGCCAACCAGGACAACCTGGACAAGGAGGCCACCCAGGTCAACCAGGACAACCCGGACAAGGAGGCCAACCAGGACAACCCGGACAGCCAGGCCACCCAGGTCAACCAGGACAACCCGGACAAGGAGGCCAACCAGGACACCCCGGACAGGGAGGTTACCCAGGACAACCAGGGCAACCCGGACAAGGAGGTCAACCAGGACAACCCGGACAGGGAGGCCACCCAGGTCAACCAGGACAAGGAGGCCACCCAGGGCAACCTGGTCAGCCAGGACAAGGCGGCTACCCAGGACAACCTGGTCAGCCAGGTCGGCCTGGTCAAGGAGGCTATCCAGGACAACCCGGGCAACCTGGTAAACCAGGACAACCCGGTCAAGGAGGCTACCCAGGACAACCCGGACAAGGTACCCAACCAGGACAACCCGGACAGGGAGGCCACCCAGGTCAACCAGGACAACCCGGACAAGGAGTCCACCCAGGGCAAACTGGTCAGCCAGGACAAAGCGGCTACCCAGGACAACCTGGACAGCCAGGACAACCAGGACAGGGAGGCTACCCAGGGCAACCAGGTCAACCAGGGCAACCTGGACAAGGAGGGCATCCCGGACAACCCGGTAAGCCAGGACAACCCGGTCAAGGTGGACAACCTGGTCAACCAGGACCACCCGGACAAGGAGGCCACCCAGGACAACCTGGACAGCCCGGTCAAGGTGGACTACCTGGTCAACCAGGACAACCAGGACAAGGCGGCTACCCAGGACAACCTGGACAGCCCGGTCAAGGTGGACTACCTGGACAACCAGGACAACCCGGACAAGGAGGCCACCCAGGACAACCTAGTCAGCCAGGACAAGGCGGCTACCCAGGACAACCTGGACAGCCAGGTCAGCCCGGTCAGGGAGGCTATCCAGGACAACCAGGACAACCTGGGCAGGGTGGACTACCTGGTCAGCCAGGACATCCCGGACAAGGAGGCCAGCCTGGTCAGCCTGGTCAGCCAGGACAAGGCGGCTACCCAGGACAACCTGGCCAGGGAGGTTACCCAGGACAACCTGGACATGGAGGTCACCCAGGACATCCGGGACAACCCGGTCAAGGTGGACTACCTGGTCAACCAGGTCAACCAGGACAACCCGGACAAGGAGGCCACCCAGGACAACCTGGTCAGCCAGGACAAGGAGGCTACCCAGGACAACCTGAACAGCCAGGTCAGCCCGGTCAGGGAGGCTATCCAGGAGAACCAGGACAACCCGGGCAGGGCGGACTACCTGGTCAACCAGGACAACCCGGACAAGGAGGCCATCCAGGACAACCCGGACAAGGAGGCCAGCCAGGGCAGCCTGGTCATCCAGGACAAAGCGGCTACCCAGGACAACCTGGTAAGCCAGGACAACCCGGCCAGGGAGGTTACCCAGGTCAACCAGGACAACCCGGACATGGAGGTCACCCAGGACAGCCGGGAAAACCCGGCCAAGGCGGACTACCTGGTCAACCAGGTCAACCTGGACAACCCGGACAAGGAAGCCAACCAGGACAACCTGGTCAGCCAGGACAACCCGGACAAGGAGGCTACCCAGGACAACCCGGAAAACCCGGTCAAGGCGGCCACCCAGGACAACCTGGACAGCCTGGACAACCTGGACAAGGTGGATATCCCAGCCAACCAGGACAGACCGGTTATCCAGGTACGTTGTATCGGTTTAAATTTATGACGAAATCTTTTAAATCTATTATTTTAAGATTATGATGATTGaagtacaataaatacattaaatgcGACAAAAAACCCAGAACACCATTCATTATGTGTCATAGAACGTGAAATACTTTGCatcctacgaataaatatttttttattcgtagTTTGCATCATTTTGAGTGTGGTCGTAAAATGTCGACTAAAGAGCTGtaaccatacggttcatcatacgGATGATCTCAGGACTTTTTTCCTGAGCTTGTGATTCTACCCGCCCCACAATTTAGGCTTTTGCATGTGGCTTCGTATGGATTTCAATAATATCGCAATAAACATTTAGTACTTACAAAAGCTTTtttagtattaatattattttagaagtataatatataaattacaatatccatactaatattattattttagtacttACAGTAATGTTTATTTCGATATTATTGAAATCTATACGAAGCCACATGAATAGAATATGtcgtgaactgtcgaaaaattgtgaaacgtaatatactgcttacaatttaacgtattattattcgtcagattataatctatcgaagtaaaactgttaaatcacaatcttacaattgtcaaattgtcaactgtccgacggctgtccctgattggtcggccttacagtagaccgttctgtgtccatagagttaggaataaaacacaggtgtcagtcaaattaaataattgctcttcaagattgtgaaatcaagtacgtatttattaattatttagtaagtaatcaataattctgacatcacatggtaagaaaaaatgtatcaaaattaaaaaatctgaaacgtatcattcagtatacttttcgtgtgtaagataaacatgctggcggcataggggtggcccaagggccacccccgccgcaccctaacctactgttatgccttgtaaaaattatgacaaaacactattattctaaaaaagaattatggatatctatttattaatcccaaaaataagttatacctaacaaaccagtattcctagatgttattatgggaaagtaaaactattatgctaaaaaacgttatgcaaaaaggattatgataattaaaattatgacaaaaacatttatgcattttaagagaatcccaaattaacattatgctcactctaatagttttgtaactctatggtatagcacgcgaggtgcgtttcgtatcacaatttgacggtttcacttcgataaattataatctaccgaaaaataatacgttaaattgtaagcaatatgatacgattcttaattattcgacagttcacaatctcgcgagattcaaatcgatagattataatctaacgttattttcaattttacggtgacatatccATACGAGTACGCATCCTGCGTGTACTACAGTACAATTTAACTTAACTTATAATTCAAACTTAACGGCTCTAACGGCTTCCGtgatccagtgattgagcgttgggctcaccatccggaggtcccgggttcgaatcccggtggggacgtatcacaaaaatcactttgtgatccctggtttggttaggatattacaggctgattacctgactgtccaaaagtaagatgattcgtgcttcggaaggcacgttaagccgttggtcccggttactacttactgatataagcaagtagtcgttacatgagccatgtcaggggcctttgacggctcaataataactctgacacctgggttgaggttggtaattcacctcacaacccacacgatagaagaagaagaattcaatcttatttaattacaaatactTAATTTCATTTACAGGCGGTGATTCGGAAGGGCAGCCCACTGGTACTGGCGTGCAGCCTCCTCCGAACCCTCCAGGCGGCCAAATGCCCCCGTTCCCGATATATGTCATCCCGTACCCGCTGCCCATCGTCCCTAGCCCTGCTTCGTGCCCGTGCTACCTCCTGAACCCGGGCGCGAACGACACCAACGCAGTTCAACAACCACAACAACCGCCGCAGCAACCTCCCAACCAGGGCGCAGCATACGCTCCCTACGGCATTATCGGATTCGTCCCCGTGGTATTCCTACCCTACTGCCCGGGAAATAACACCGATATGCAACAGGCACAGCAGAATTTCCCCAACGCGGTGTCAGTGCCGTACAACTGCGCCCAGTGCCAAGCCAACAGAGACATATACCGCTACCTCGGCAGGGTCAACGGTGGCCGCAGCGCCGACATCGAAGACTTGAAAGAAATACGATCTCTACCAGAACTAGAGCAattgatcaaaaatcaaattaaaccTATGAAGAAGAGCTTGCGCCGCATAGCAGCTCACCCGCGAATACTCGACACTACTGATCAAGAAAAGTCAAagaataaaagtgatatttaaaTCGATGAAAGAGTAGTGAAATGATAATTTTGAGACTGTCCGATAGAAACTCTTGGGCGGTCTCAAAATTTTGTCGTAATCGGCACAACTTgttgtatttaagtatatttatttctcaacatgtaattatttataagaTTCCATACGTTGTTTataaatgcgcaaatgtaagttagtatgtaatatttacaagaaaaatgtacttagtaattgttttagaatttttcgcaaaattgatattattaGATATTTTGTAAAAAGACACGCGCTgccattttaaaagtaaataaatacatatattttaataatacatGAAATTGTTTCATTGTTGATTTACCAAGAAATAATACAACACAAAATCCTTAATTATGTAATGAGGAAAAGGCGTACACTTCCACTTAGCTATTAAGCCTTTTATGACTTATAAATAATGATCAGCGAAACAATACCCAACGGCGACCCTGCGCTGCCTTCCCATCTGCGGACACTCTACTAACAAGCACTCAAGAGGTCTGAATGTGCTTTGCATTATAATTAGGTACGCAAATGTGCTTGGAGATATAATATATTCATAACTACTTAAACTTACCCTATTGGGGGGGCcataaataattacaatgtgttttaagataaataaattaactacTCGTTGTCTCATCGCCTATAATAATTACGTCTACTAGCTAAAACGTTTTTCAAAGCAAAATGGTAGGTATCTACTTCCTAAGTTTTCTGCCCATTCCAGTGCTATACCATGTGTCATACAATAAACTTATAACTTTTCCAGTCACATAGTAATGAAGAAGTTCGAGTATAACAACATTACTCACGTCTTACCTACATTCTTACTTAGAAAACGTACCATACAACTGTCGTACATGTAAGCACATAGAGCAACACATAAAATCTGGAACAGGCTTACGATTAAGTAAAaccacatcagtaagtaacacaCAACGAGTAATTTAGTGGGCAACCCCGTCGCCCCTTATTCGCAACCACCCGTTTACAGAAAAAGGGAAATTGCTGTACCGAAATAATGACGTGCTCGTAGTACTTGTACTAACATAATAGTAGCGGTCGTTCTTTCAGAAgagtaacaaaaatatttttcaattctctTAAGAGACGCTTAAGCGTACActttaaataggtaagtacactaCACAGCCATCCAGTGGAGGAGGTGTGAATACCATAAAAGTTTTCCTTCAAGCTTAAAAACGTACTCACTATGTAAAGCACTTGTAAAGGAAAGCAAGGTTCCCCAATCTAGGGCCAAACAAACCTGTACAAATAACATGACTTTTATTTTAGCTGGCCCGTCACATTAAAATATCGTTACGTGGGTGTATGACATAAATAGAGAGAAAATCAATCGATATTTTCAATATAGAATCCATCATTACAAAAACCTAGCGGGAAACCAACGCCGTTATATACTAATGAATACATAGATACGAGTACATTGGCAGTCACATATatgtaatttacttacttacatatgtTGAGAGGTCTCGCCAGGGCCGAACTAGCGATAGAGTAGATCGAGCAAATATCCGAAGGGCCAGTCTAACCGTTGGCTCCATCGACCGTTAACTATTCcaagtacaaaaaataattataggtaaaaataaattttaaagtcggtaaaaaactataataataaaaaagtgcaAGCAATTCATCTGCGTTATCACTttgtttaagtaaatttggggtgatttaggtacctactagagGTCGAATCCACCCCGGACTGTTGTCCATGCGTGTAACCACTATTTTTTGCTTACGGTGACAACTGAACGATCACATCAGCGGCGGTAGAACCCGCACGGGGCCAGTTGGTTTATTATCACCCTCACACATTGCGGGCCAATCGTCTCTTTCTTGCCCGGGCCAGTTTTCGGCCTCAGTCCGGCCCTGCGGAAACTCACCGCCGACGTCCGTGACTCACATGCGTAGACACGGGTCACCGCGTCTGTCTCGAACACCTACAACGTATCGTAAAGCAACACGGTAAAGACTACAAAACATAAAGGTTATTGCATAATACGACTTTTGAGCGTCGAAACACACCTTAGTGTAGGCATTAAAATGAGAACACATTGAAGTTATCGCAATACCTGACACGACCCTAGACCTGGAGATATGTAGGTTGAAAACTGTTCTACTAAAAAGTCTATGTAATGCCTAGTCTAGGATTTATGTTAAAATTCTTAACTAAGCCAACAGCAGATAACGATTCCAAGAAGAGCTGGTTACTACTAACATGTATTAGAACCATTCACTTTTTCCAATACTGTATGTATAACTTATGTCTATATTAGTgttttacaaaacgaagactaaatgataaactaggtttaaaatacagggtgttagtgacatcgtaacgaaaaaaaaaatggaacgcctattttattgtactaaaaacgatggtgggtgtttttcttgtcgcaaatgtttaattaagattttcaatttttactgtgccgcaatgtaagtcgaacaacgcgccacacagacgctaaacttacgcgcggctacgttacgcgtgtgagatacgatgttgatatctaggtaggagttttcattctcttgtatttagatgcttagtagtggttcaacgattaaaaatgttgtttgttgaagtagaacacctactgccacgatttttcacgcacggtacctacctaccagttattaaaacgttcctaacttattaacaataaaaaccctactcttgccttaccttaattgttattccttcggatgaagtaccaaggtaggtaccctagaacatgtcacgtcacgtaggaatgcaacatcgcgtttcctccgcggtaggtaggtatcacacgcactcacaaacacaacaccttgctctttaataaacatcaacaatcttccatacttttgcgcagtaaatggtctatgatctatcatcatagtcgacactactcatttacagaatgaaacaaacactcacaaacacgaaaaaaatatcctcgaaaaacatcacgcgattcgggtcaagcttagtattcgactgagcggaagcgcgcggcggcggcgttagcgcaaagcatcaaaggcgccgactaagggcgccgacgacgcactggccgcggccgagtcgagccgacgactagagagggagagagagtatgtttatggtgcaagtgacagagaaagaaatagtatctgttcgtatgcctactttattggcgagcgttgcccttgacccgtgcgccggctattcacctgcgcatagctgaagttgtagatacgttattattattattgatgacattgataaaatttaataattagtaatttttatttgtttattttaaatgtgcgttctatgcagcttaaaacacaatatgggactgaaaaaaatctattatttttatgaatttggcgacaggaaacttcacttgatacctatcaactcaaagaaatacctagtatctgttcgtaatgcctactttattggcgcgcgttgcccttgatccgtgaggctattcacgtccgagtatccatcaagacagatcaaacaagccctaactcg
Coding sequences:
- the LOC126366879 gene encoding collagen alpha-1(III) chain-like — its product is MGPGNILFYFLVALALTQASEKPPNNETSDTKPSARQARQYGLYGQGTDNEVVVDIEDDEKTQYYETNYDTNAYGFGYDVGPNGQFHHETRGPDGVTYGCYGYVDPDGLLRATHYVADSHGYRVVEPEKPVEVWPDDKYQYDENANHPTESVPGQLIPWNKLYFPKGCGRTPGGVPAKPLPKPPSRPPRPPPDSAGHPSNPKPGVLPPGGSGPDGSGGPSGPGGPGGPNGPGGPGGPGGPNGPGGPNGPGGPNGPGGPNGPGGPNGPYPGYPGTPGTPGTPGTPGSPGGPGGPGGPGGPGGPPGSGYYPGGSGSGYYPGTPGSAGTPGSPGSPGSPGTPGTPGTPGTPGTPGKPGSGGYYPGKPGGTGGPSGPGGPGGPSGPGGPGGPSGPGGPGGSGGYYPGQPGAPGSPGTPGGPGGPGGPGGPGGPGGPGGPNGPGGPGGSGTYYPIRPGSPGTPGTPGTPGSPGTPGTPGGPGGPGGPSGPGSGTYYPGQPGYPGTPGSPGTPGGPGGPGGPGGPGGPSGPGSGTYYPGQPGSPGTPGTPGSPGSPGGPGGPGGPGGPGGPSGPGSGTYYPGQPGSPGTPGSPGSPGGPGGPGGPGGPGGPSGPGSGTYYPSQPGSPGTPGIPGTPGTPGSPGTPGGPGGPGGPGGPGGPNGPGSGTYYPGQPGTPGSPGTPGSPGSPGTPGGPGGPGGPGGPGGPPGGYYPGKPGTPGSPGSPGSPGSPGSPGTPGTPGTPGQPGKPTRPSQPGQGDLPGKPGQPGQPGTAGQPSQPGYPGQPGQSGQPGQPGQGGHPGLPGTPGQPGQGGYPGQPGTPGHPGQPGHPGQPGTPGQPGQPGLPGTPGQPGKPGLPGQPWQPDYPAQPGQPGKPGQPGQPGQPGQGGQPGQGGHPGQPGQPGQGGHPGQPGQGGHPGQPGKPGQPGQGSQPGQPGQGGHPGQPGQPGQGGQPGQPGQPGHPGQPGQPGQGGQPGHPGQGGYPGQPGQPGQGGQPGQPGQGGHPGQPGQGGHPGQPGQPGQGGYPGQPGQPGRPGQGGYPGQPGQPGKPGQPGQGGYPGQPGQGTQPGQPGQGGHPGQPGQPGQGVHPGQTGQPGQSGYPGQPGQPGQPGQGGYPGQPGQPGQPGQGGHPGQPGKPGQPGQGGQPGQPGPPGQGGHPGQPGQPGQGGLPGQPGQPGQGGHPGQPSQPGQGGYPGQPGQPGQPGQGGYPGQPGQPGQGGLPGQPGHPGQGGQPGQPGQPGQGGYPGQPGQGGYPGQPGHGGHPGHPGQPGQGGLPGQPGQPGQPGQGGHPGQPGQPGQGGYPGQPEQPGQPGQGGYPGEPGQPGQGGLPGQPGQPGQGGHPGQPGQGGQPGQPGHPGQSGYPGQPGKPGQPGQGGYPGQPGQPGHGGHPGQPGKPGQGGLPGQPGQPGQPGQGSQPGQPGQPGQPGQGGYPGQPGKPGQGGHPGQPGQPGQPGQGGYPSQPGQTGYPGGDSEGQPTGTGVQPPPNPPGGQMPPFPIYVIPYPLPIVPSPASCPCYLLNPGANDTNAVQQPQQPPQQPPNQGAAYAPYGIIGFVPVVFLPYCPGNNTDMQQAQQNFPNAVSVPYNCAQCQANRDIYRYLGRVNGGRSADIEDLKEIRSLPELEQLIKNQIKPMKKSLRRIAAHPRILDTTDQEKSKNKSDI